A window of Gasterosteus aculeatus chromosome 9, fGasAcu3.hap1.1, whole genome shotgun sequence contains these coding sequences:
- the zbtb5 gene encoding zinc finger and BTB domain-containing protein 5 isoform X2, which yields MDFPGHFELIFQQLNYQRVHGQLCDCVIVVGSRRFKAHRSVLAACSTHFRALFTVAEGDSSMNMIQLDSEVVTAEAFAALVDMMYTSTLMLGESNVMDILLAASHLHLNNVVKACKHYLTTRTLPMSPSSDRPLLLHHHHHHPLQQEQQRHKQQQQQQQQQVSDTAGSAALAANGDPAANAAASKIQRSFLLQQLGLSLVSSALGGMEEEGAGGRAGEQRASFPIRRLQKRKPSLGLGLSEERPRQRQRPAGPDLGQLGGERAGAERGEEALLSPDSGKVADGSKLGAAIGGLVAASQDDPQMPSQSDSGQCGAEELGGMQGGVRKEEDMGEQDLHVNRAGVKIKGEEEAEDQEQKVVVKQEPLSSPELPDEIGDVTSQAEPEGREEEEEEEKADLSPQSSDRSFTAEPGSQLLIKSVMAGGVGGGGFGCNGELGSKPAFSISSLATKDFGSGGAGLDAGEDELPNTTTGDSVAHHFLLHQDAARPPGSASSSHLKPGPLSGESFNGFGDNLQAESLFLLPLHDGLGNPRGGGGSGCGGRAGGDPFGVDFQHSGLGLHSLGRSAREASAAALGYPGYRRIAPKAVAGAGGDESGAVLLQDAASSSSSSSSSLASPTSLPPHLTRASADVLSKCKKALSEHNVLVVEGARKYACKICCKTFLTLTDCKKHIRVHTGEKPYACLKCGKRFSQSSHLYKHCKTTCLRWQNGNMSNALL from the exons ATGGATTTCCCGGGACACTTTGAGCTGATCTTCCAGCAGCTCAACTACCAGCGTGTCCACGGGCAGCTGTGCGACTGCGTCATCGTGGTGGGCAGCAGGCGCTTCAAGGCGCACCGCTCGGTGCTGGCCGCCTGCAGCACCCACTTCCGCGCCCTGTTCACCGTCGCAGAGGGAGACTCCAGCATGAACATGATCCAGCTGGACAGCGAG GTGGTGACGGCTGAAGCTTTCGCCGCCTTGGTGGACATGATGTACACCTCCACGCTGATGCTGGGGGAGAGCAACGTGATGGACATCCTCCTCGCGGCCTCGCATCTGCACCTCAACAATGTAGTCAAGGCCTGCAAACACTACCTGACCACGCGCACCCTGCCCATGTCCCCATCTTCCGAccgacccctcctcctccaccaccaccaccaccacccgctgcagcaggagcagcagaggcacaagcagcagcagcagcagcagcagcagcaggtctcgGACACAGCGGGGAGCGCCGCCCTCGCAGCCAACGGCGACCCCGCGGCGAACGCCGCCGCGTCCAAGATCCAGCGctcctttctgctgcagcagctggggCTGAGCTTGGTGAGCTCCGCCCtgggggggatggaggaggaaggggccgGCGGTAGGGCAGGGGAACAAAGAGCCTCCTTCCCGATCCGACGCCTCCAGAAACGCAAGCCCTCTCTGGGCCTGGGCCTGTCGGAAGAAAGGCCCAGGCAGAGGCAACGGCCCGCCGGCCCAGACCTGGGGCAGCTGGGAGGCGAGAGGGCGGGCGCGGAGCGAGGGGAGGAAGCGCTGCTGTCCCCGGACTCCGGCAAGGTCGCCGATGGATCCAAGTTGGGCGCCGCGATCGGCGGCCTGGTAGCGGCGTCCCAAGACGATCCTCAGATGCCCAGCCAGTCGGACAGCGGACAATGTGGGGCGGAGGAGTTAGGGGGGATGCAGGGGGGGGttaggaaggaggaggacatggGGGAGCAGGACCTCCACGTCAACAGAGCGGGGGTGAAGatcaaaggagaggaggaggcagaagatCAGGAACAGAAG GTGGTGGTGAAACAAGAGCCGCTGAGCTCGCCGGAGCTACCGGATGAAATCGGCGACGTGACATCGCAGGCCGAGCCCGAGGgccgggaggaagaggaggaggaggagaaggcggACCTGAGCCCGCAGAGCAGCGACCGCAGCTTTACCGCCGAGCCCGGTTCCCAGCTGCTCATCAAGAGCGTCATGGCGGGtggagtcggaggaggaggctttGGGTGTAACGGCGAGCTGGGGAGCAAACCCGCTTTCAGTATCTCCAGCCTCGCAACCAAGGATTTTGGGAGCGGCGGTGCGGGGCTGGATGCCGGAGAAGACGAGCTCCCCAACACGACAACGGGCGACTCGGTGGCGCACCACTTCCTGCTCCATCAGGACGCCGCCAGGCCGCCCGGTTCGGCCTCGTCCTCTCACCTGAAGCCGGGTCCACTCAGCGGCGAGAGTTTCAACGGTTTCGGAGACAACCTACAAGCCGAGTCTTTGTTCCTGCTGCCCCTGCACGATGGGTTGGGGAACcccagagggggcgggggaagCGGCTGTGGGGGGCGCGCCGGGGGAGATCCTTTCGGCGTGGACTTCCAACACTCCGGTCTGGGACTCCACTCCCTGGGGCGATCCGCCCGGGAAGCGAGTGCCGCCGCCCTGGGTTACCCGGGTTACAGACGCATCGCCCCTAAAGCGGTAGCCGGCGCGGGGGGGGACGAAAGTGGCGCCGTCCTCCTCCAAgacgccgcctcctcctcctcctcctcctcctcgagccTGGCGAGCCCCACCTCACTCCCCCCGCATCTGACCCGCGCCTCGGCCGACGTCCTGTCCAAGTGCAAGAAGGCGCTGTCGGAGCACAACGTCCTGGTGGTGGAGGGCGCTCGCAAATACGCCTGCAAAATCTGCTGCAAGACCTTCCTCACGCTGACCGACTGCAAGAAACACATCCGCGTGCACACGGGGGAGAAACCCTACGCCTGCCTCAAGTGCGGCAAGCGCTTCAGCCAGTCGTCCCACTTGTACAAGCACTGCAAGACCACCTGCCTGCGCTGGCAGAACGGCAACATGTCCAACGCCCTGCTGTGA
- the grhprb gene encoding glyoxylate reductase/hydroxypyruvate reductase, with product MWCSRMALRRIQRVAAVPLTGLTSGALRKMSTLQRVYVTRQIPPEGLRILRESGRVTVDLWDSDDVPVPREELLQRVKGVDGLVCVLTEKIDAELLDAAGPNLKVVSTMSVGFDHLSLQELKKRRIRVGYTPDVLTDSVAELTVALLLTTSRRLIEATHEAKTGGWGTWRTLWLCGHELANSTVGILGLGRIGVAIAERLVPFKVKKFIYADVAPRPELAALIGAEYVSFDQLAERSDFLAVCCALTPETKEICNKSLFSKMKDTSIFINTSRGGVVNQEDLYEALLTGQIAGAGLDVTVPEPLPTDHPLFTLKNCVILPHIASASYTTRNAMSALAANNLLLGLKGEPMVKELQM from the exons ATGTGGTGCAGTCGTATGGCGCTGCGTCGGATCCAGCGGGTCGCTGCCGTTCCGCTGACCGGCCTCACAAGCGGCGCGCTGAGGAAGATGTCGACCCTGCAACGGGTGTATGTCACCCGACAGATCCCACCCGAGGGCCTGAGGATCCTCCGTGAGTCCGGACG GGTTACGGTTGACCTGTGGGACTCCGACGACGTCCCGGTGCCccgggaggagctgctgcagcgggTCAAAGGCGTCGACGGTCTGGTCTGTGTACTGACGGAGAAGATCGATGCAGAGCTGCTGGACGCTGCAG GTCCAAACCTGAAGGTCGTCAGCACCATGTCGGTGGGATTCGACCATCTCTCTttgcaggagctgaagaagag ACGGATCCGTGTGGGTTACACGCCGGACGTGCTGACCGATTCGGTGGCTGAGCTGACTGTGGCTCTGCTGCTCACCACCTCCAGGAGGCTCATAGAGGCCACGCACGAAGCCAAGAC CGGCGGCTGGGGCACGTGGAGAACCCTGTGGCTGTGTGGACACGAGCTGGCCAACAGCACGGTGGGGATCCTGGGCCTGGGGAGGATCG gtgTGGCGATCGCCGAGCGCCTGGTTCCTTTCAAGGTGAAGAAGTTCATCTACGCGGACGTGGCCCCCCGGCCGGAGCTGGCCGCCCTCATCGGCGCAGAGTACG TCTCCTTCGACCAGCTGGCGGAGCGCTCGGACTTCCTGGCGGTGTGCTGCGCCTTGACGCCGGAAACCAAGGAGATCTGCAACAAGAGCCTCTTCTCCAAGATGAAGGACACCTCCATCTTCATCAACACGAGCAG GGGTGGCGTGGTGAACCAGGAGGACCTGTATGAGGCCCTGCTCACCGGCCAGATAGCGGGAGCCGGGTTGGACGTGACTGTTCCCGAGCCCCTGCCCACGGACCACCCACTCTTCACCCTGAAAAACTGTG tGATCCTCCCACATATCGCCAGTGCCTCCTACACCACCCGGAACGCCATGTCCGCCCTGGCGGCAAACAACCTCCTGCTGGGCCTGAAGGGCGAGCCGATGGTCAAAGAGCTCCagatgtga
- the uba6 gene encoding ubiquitin-like modifier-activating enzyme 6, translating into MAADSMEIDDSLYSRQRYVLGDSAMHQMAQSSVFLSGMGGLGIEIAKNIVLAGVKAVTLHDTKRCETWDLGSNFFIHNEDVSTQKRRVEAVCPRVAELNPYVHVDVSSEALGDNNDLGFLGKYQCVILTEARLSLQKRVNDFCHFHQPPIRFIGCDAYGICARVFCDFGEEFEVSDPTGEEPKEIFIQSITQGDRGVVTCMDNQPHGLQTGQSVVFREVNGMVEVNGTARPIAVLSPHSFEIGDTSQFQPYQHGGFFVLVKTPKTYRFETLERQLCDPHVLTPDFSKPEAPLQIHAAMLALDAFQEQHSRLPNTGCSQDAEVLLKLTEEVNQTLRNKASVNVELVRCLSRTARGTLPPLAAAVGGLASQEVLKAITGKFAPLQQWFYLDAVEVVRPLQSVAAEEFLPRGDRYDGLRACIGEPMCVALHKLRVFMVGCGAIGCEMLKNFALLGVGLASSSGEVCITDPDLIEKSNLNRQFLFRPRHIQKPKSTTAAEATLEINPDLQVDAHLNKVCPATESVYNDAFYSRMNLVVTALDSVEARRYVDSRCLSNQRPLLDSGTMGTKGHTEIIVPNLTESYNSHRDPPEEEIPFCTLKSFPSVIEHTIQWARDKFENLFAHKPSMYNSFWQTHPSVEVVLQRMQMGESLEGSFQVIKLLSKRPSRWDQCIAIGRLKFEKYFKRKALQLLHSFPLDTRLKDGSLFWQSPKRPPAPIDFDLRDSLHFSFIVSTARLFAGIYNIPYSPKDVTEEEVTRLLSDVKIPEYRPSEKCIETDETAKKPDSVKLPLSSEEEREAIAQLEHAIATDNVTAERLQVSPLQFEKDDDLNGHMDFVTAASALRARMYAIEPADRLKTKRIAGKIIPAIATATAAVAGLVALELVKVVGGYEFELFKNCFFNLAIPVVVLTEPAPVKQSLIRDNIYFSIWDCWSVFGHEDFTLSDFINAVREKYGIEPTMVVHGVKMLYVPVMPGHSKRLKLTMQKLIKPSGDRRYVDLTVSFAPETDGDDDLAGPPVRYFFSRNGETP; encoded by the exons ATGGCTGCAGACTCGATGGAGATCGACGACTCTCTTTACAG CCGCCAGCGATATGTGCTGGGAGACAGTGCCATGCACCAGATGGCCCAGTCCTCAGTCTTTCTCAGTGGAATGGGAGGACTGGGAATCGAGATCG CAAAGAATATCGTCCTGGCTGGCGTGAAG gCGGTCACCCTTCACGACACGAAGCGCTGTGAAACCTGGGACCTGGGCTCCAACTTCTTTATCCACAATGAGGACGTGTCGACCCAGAAGCGGAG GGTCGAGGCTGTGTGCCCCCGGGTCGCAGAGTTGAACCCGTACGTCCACGTCGACGTGTCCTCCGAGGCTCTGGGCGACAACAACGATCTCGGCTTCCTCGGAAAGTATCAG tgTGTGATTCTGACAGAAGCCCGATTGAGCCTACAGAAGAGAGTGAACGACTTCTGCCACTTCCATCAGCCGCCCATCAGA TTCATTGGCTGTGACGCATACGGCATCTGCGCGCGGGTCTTTTGTGACTTTGGAGAGGAGTTCGAGGTGTCGGATCCCACAGGAGAGGAGCCCAAGGAGATTTTTATCCAAAGTATAACTCAG GGCGACCGCGGGGTGGTGACCTGCATGGACAACCAACCGCACGGCCTTCAGACGGGTCAGAGTGTCGTCTTCAGAGAGGTCAACGGCATGGTGGAAGTGAACGGCACCGCGCGGCCTATTGCAG tcCTTTCCCCTCACAGCTTTGAAATAGGAGACACATCCCAATTCCAACCATATCAACATGGAGGTTTCTTTGTTCTGgtgaaaacccccaaaacataCAGATTT GAGACATTAGAGAGACAGTTGTGCGATCCGCACGTCCTCACACCAGACTTCAGTAAACCCGAG GCCCCGCTACAGATCCACGCTGCCATGTTGGCTCTGGACGCCTTCCAGGAGCAGCACAGCAGACTCCCCAACACCGG GTGCTCACAGGATGCTGAGGTTTTACTGAAGCTAACCGAGGAAGTGAACCAAACTCTCAGGAACAAA GCTTCTGTGAACGTCGAGTTGGTGCGCTGTCTGTCGAGAACGGCGAGGGGAACTCTCCCTCCGTTAGCAGCGGCTGTGGGAGGTCTGGCCAGCCAGGAAGTGCTCAAAGCCATCACGGGCAAGTTCGCCCCACTGCAGCAATGG TTCTATCTCGATGCCGTCGAGGTGGTCCGGCCGCTGCAGTCCGTCGCTGCCGAGGAGTTCTTGCCGAGGGGCGACCGCTACGACGGCTTGCGCGCCTGCATCGGCGAACCGATGTGTGTGGCGCTGCATAAGCTCAGGGTGTTCATG gtgggcTGCGGGGCCATCGGCTGTGAAATGCTGAAGAACTTCGCCCTGCTCGGGGTGGGATTAGCCAGCAGCTCAGGAGAG GTATGCATCACGGACCCCGACCTCATAGAAAAGTCCAACCTCAATCGGCAGTTTCTCTTCAGACCACGTCACATACAG AAACCGAAGAGCACCACGGCAGCAGAAGCCACCCTTGAGATCAACCCAGACCTGCAGGTGGACGCTCACCTCAACAAGGTGTGTCCCGCCACCGAGAGCGTCTACAACGACGCCTTCTACTCCCGCATGAACCTGGTGGTCACCGCGCTGGACAGCGTGGAGGCTCGCCGATACGTGGACAG cCGCTGTTTATCCAATCAGAGGCCTCTTCTTGACTCCGGCACCATGGGAACGAAAGGGCACACGGAAATCATCGTGCCAAATTTGACCGAGTCCTATAACAgccat AGGGACCCCCCGGAGGAGGAGATCCCATTCTGCACTCTCAAGTCCTTCCCTTCCGTCATAGAGCACACCATTCAGTGGGCCCGAGACAAG TTCGAGAACCTGTTTGCACACAAGCCCTCCATGTACAACTCGTTCTGGCAGACGCATCCCTCTGTTGAGGTGGTGCTACAG aggATGCAGATGGGGGAAAGTCTGGAGGGGTCATTCCAGGTCATTAAGCTGCTCAGCAAACGGCCCAGCCGGTGGGATCAGTGCATCGCGATCGGCCGTCTGAAATTTGAAAAATACTTCAAGCGAAAG gccctacaactgctgcactcTTTCCCCCTAGACACGAGGTTAAAAGATGGAA GTTTGTTTTGGCAGTCCCCGAAAAGACCCCCAGCACCTATTGATTTTGACTTGCGAGACTCCCT GCACTTCAGCTTCATTGTCAGCACCGCCCGGCTCTTCGCTGGGATTTACAACATCCCGTACTCACCAAAG GACGTCACAGAAGAGGAGGTGACCAGGCTTCTCTCCGATGTCAAGATTCCCGAGTACAGGCCCTCAGAGAAG TGCATAGAGACCGACGAGACGGCGAAGAAGCCCGATTCGGTGAAGCTGCCTCTCAGcagcgaggaagagagggaggccATCGCGCAGCTGGAGCACGCCATCGCCACCGACAACGTCACAGCAG AGCGGCTGCAGGTGAGCCCGCTGCAGTTTGAGAAGGACGACGACCTCAACGGCCACATGGACTTTGTCACGGCGGCGTCCGCCCTCCGAGCCAGGATGTACGCCATCGAGCCGGCCGACCGGCTCAAGACCAAGCGGATCGCCGGCAAGATCATCCCCGCCATCGCCACGGCAACGGCCGCCGTGGCTGGACTG GTGGCCCTGGAGTTGGTCAAGGTGGTCGGAGGCTACGAGTTTGAGTTGTTCAAGAACTGCTTCTTTAACCTGGCCATCCCCGTCGTGGTGCTCACGGAACCTGCGCCCGTTAAACAGTCACTCATCAG GGACAACATTTACTTCTCCATCTGGGACTGTTGGTCCGTCTTTGGCCACGAGGACTTTACCCTCTCTGACTTCATCAATGCAGTGAGG gaaAAGTATGGAATCGAACCGACTATGGTCGTCCATGGTGTCAAAATGCTCTACGTGCCTGTGATGCCGGGACACTCGAAGAGACTCAAGCTAAC AATGCAGAAGCTGATCAAGCCATCCGGGGACCGCCGCTACGTGGACCTCACCGTGTCGTTCGCCCCGGAGACGGACGGCGACGACGACCTGGCGGGCCCCCCCGTCAGGTACTTCTTCAGCCGCAACGGAGAGACCCCCTGA
- the zbtb5 gene encoding zinc finger and BTB domain-containing protein 5 isoform X1 produces the protein MLTGHPWTQTRGPARAMDFPGHFELIFQQLNYQRVHGQLCDCVIVVGSRRFKAHRSVLAACSTHFRALFTVAEGDSSMNMIQLDSEVVTAEAFAALVDMMYTSTLMLGESNVMDILLAASHLHLNNVVKACKHYLTTRTLPMSPSSDRPLLLHHHHHHPLQQEQQRHKQQQQQQQQQVSDTAGSAALAANGDPAANAAASKIQRSFLLQQLGLSLVSSALGGMEEEGAGGRAGEQRASFPIRRLQKRKPSLGLGLSEERPRQRQRPAGPDLGQLGGERAGAERGEEALLSPDSGKVADGSKLGAAIGGLVAASQDDPQMPSQSDSGQCGAEELGGMQGGVRKEEDMGEQDLHVNRAGVKIKGEEEAEDQEQKVVVKQEPLSSPELPDEIGDVTSQAEPEGREEEEEEEKADLSPQSSDRSFTAEPGSQLLIKSVMAGGVGGGGFGCNGELGSKPAFSISSLATKDFGSGGAGLDAGEDELPNTTTGDSVAHHFLLHQDAARPPGSASSSHLKPGPLSGESFNGFGDNLQAESLFLLPLHDGLGNPRGGGGSGCGGRAGGDPFGVDFQHSGLGLHSLGRSAREASAAALGYPGYRRIAPKAVAGAGGDESGAVLLQDAASSSSSSSSSLASPTSLPPHLTRASADVLSKCKKALSEHNVLVVEGARKYACKICCKTFLTLTDCKKHIRVHTGEKPYACLKCGKRFSQSSHLYKHCKTTCLRWQNGNMSNALL, from the exons ATGTTAACGGGGCATCCCTGGACGCAGACGAGAGGCCCCGCCAG GGCCATGGATTTCCCGGGACACTTTGAGCTGATCTTCCAGCAGCTCAACTACCAGCGTGTCCACGGGCAGCTGTGCGACTGCGTCATCGTGGTGGGCAGCAGGCGCTTCAAGGCGCACCGCTCGGTGCTGGCCGCCTGCAGCACCCACTTCCGCGCCCTGTTCACCGTCGCAGAGGGAGACTCCAGCATGAACATGATCCAGCTGGACAGCGAG GTGGTGACGGCTGAAGCTTTCGCCGCCTTGGTGGACATGATGTACACCTCCACGCTGATGCTGGGGGAGAGCAACGTGATGGACATCCTCCTCGCGGCCTCGCATCTGCACCTCAACAATGTAGTCAAGGCCTGCAAACACTACCTGACCACGCGCACCCTGCCCATGTCCCCATCTTCCGAccgacccctcctcctccaccaccaccaccaccacccgctgcagcaggagcagcagaggcacaagcagcagcagcagcagcagcagcagcaggtctcgGACACAGCGGGGAGCGCCGCCCTCGCAGCCAACGGCGACCCCGCGGCGAACGCCGCCGCGTCCAAGATCCAGCGctcctttctgctgcagcagctggggCTGAGCTTGGTGAGCTCCGCCCtgggggggatggaggaggaaggggccgGCGGTAGGGCAGGGGAACAAAGAGCCTCCTTCCCGATCCGACGCCTCCAGAAACGCAAGCCCTCTCTGGGCCTGGGCCTGTCGGAAGAAAGGCCCAGGCAGAGGCAACGGCCCGCCGGCCCAGACCTGGGGCAGCTGGGAGGCGAGAGGGCGGGCGCGGAGCGAGGGGAGGAAGCGCTGCTGTCCCCGGACTCCGGCAAGGTCGCCGATGGATCCAAGTTGGGCGCCGCGATCGGCGGCCTGGTAGCGGCGTCCCAAGACGATCCTCAGATGCCCAGCCAGTCGGACAGCGGACAATGTGGGGCGGAGGAGTTAGGGGGGATGCAGGGGGGGGttaggaaggaggaggacatggGGGAGCAGGACCTCCACGTCAACAGAGCGGGGGTGAAGatcaaaggagaggaggaggcagaagatCAGGAACAGAAG GTGGTGGTGAAACAAGAGCCGCTGAGCTCGCCGGAGCTACCGGATGAAATCGGCGACGTGACATCGCAGGCCGAGCCCGAGGgccgggaggaagaggaggaggaggagaaggcggACCTGAGCCCGCAGAGCAGCGACCGCAGCTTTACCGCCGAGCCCGGTTCCCAGCTGCTCATCAAGAGCGTCATGGCGGGtggagtcggaggaggaggctttGGGTGTAACGGCGAGCTGGGGAGCAAACCCGCTTTCAGTATCTCCAGCCTCGCAACCAAGGATTTTGGGAGCGGCGGTGCGGGGCTGGATGCCGGAGAAGACGAGCTCCCCAACACGACAACGGGCGACTCGGTGGCGCACCACTTCCTGCTCCATCAGGACGCCGCCAGGCCGCCCGGTTCGGCCTCGTCCTCTCACCTGAAGCCGGGTCCACTCAGCGGCGAGAGTTTCAACGGTTTCGGAGACAACCTACAAGCCGAGTCTTTGTTCCTGCTGCCCCTGCACGATGGGTTGGGGAACcccagagggggcgggggaagCGGCTGTGGGGGGCGCGCCGGGGGAGATCCTTTCGGCGTGGACTTCCAACACTCCGGTCTGGGACTCCACTCCCTGGGGCGATCCGCCCGGGAAGCGAGTGCCGCCGCCCTGGGTTACCCGGGTTACAGACGCATCGCCCCTAAAGCGGTAGCCGGCGCGGGGGGGGACGAAAGTGGCGCCGTCCTCCTCCAAgacgccgcctcctcctcctcctcctcctcctcgagccTGGCGAGCCCCACCTCACTCCCCCCGCATCTGACCCGCGCCTCGGCCGACGTCCTGTCCAAGTGCAAGAAGGCGCTGTCGGAGCACAACGTCCTGGTGGTGGAGGGCGCTCGCAAATACGCCTGCAAAATCTGCTGCAAGACCTTCCTCACGCTGACCGACTGCAAGAAACACATCCGCGTGCACACGGGGGAGAAACCCTACGCCTGCCTCAAGTGCGGCAAGCGCTTCAGCCAGTCGTCCCACTTGTACAAGCACTGCAAGACCACCTGCCTGCGCTGGCAGAACGGCAACATGTCCAACGCCCTGCTGTGA
- the polr1e gene encoding DNA-directed RNA polymerase I subunit RPA49 produces the protein MAASCSLVCCGEENESDKAVIVRFSNGSVTSGGRLDVAMYKNQDERNPRKKTRRIVAAEADKLCYVGTNFGEGSMKCNNVCKYYVGVLNRATMQMEVHEAQLYNLQPVIPGEATEELKALQDTTVTYRDKVDSLIEAFGTNKQKKALSSRRLNQVGGDTLHQAVAQAAHTVINDKGLEALQQEVADNEVQGEMAVHLPPCNPAADNPENVYLFDDILSPMAFEALDEAGSKMASLTREEIQKMRDSGGSLCVAKHLENLPSLGEARKRASRCAFYLSMLLKLARQKNVYHKFGLEEGCPRSVQSKLLQTFTVETFNNGRVQNIVSSSMRAKLAAYSLALLLHMNCMVGDLTLLHRDLGITEARMIEIAKSMGLTLIRPARGKANTGELRDTNRYASLVLPLVKYEAFMEQRKRKKMH, from the exons ATGGCCGCCTCCTGCTCGCTGGTGTGCTGCGGAGAGGAGAACGAGTCAGACAAAGCTGTTATCG TCCGCTTTTCCAACGGCAGCGTCACATCAGGAGGCAGACTGGATGTCGCGATGTACAAGAACCAAGACGAAAGAAACCCGAGGAAAAAGACCAGGCGGATAGTG GCTGCTGAAGCAGACAAGCTGTGCTATGTTGGAACAAACTTCGGAGAGGGATCCATGAAATGCAACAACGTTTGCAA ATATTATGTGGGAGTGCTGAACAGGGCGACCATGCAAATGGAGGTGCATGAGGCTCAGCTCTACAACTTGCAACCCGTCATACCAGGAGAAGCAACAGAGGAACTCAAAGCCCTCCAGGACACTACCGTGACCTACAGAGACAAG GTCGATTCCTTGATCGAGGCGTTCGGCAccaacaaacagaagaaagcTCTGAGCTCCCGCAGGCTGAACCAGGTGGGCGGTGATACCCTGCATCAAGCCGTGGCCCAAGCCGCCCACACTGTGATCAACGACAAGGGTCTGGAAG CTCTCCAACAAGAAGTTGCTGACAATGAGGTCCAGGGAGAGATGGCTGTCCACCTGCCCCCCTGCAACCCAGCTGCTGACAATCCTGAAAACGTCTACTTATTTGACGACA TCCTGAGTCCGATGGCGTTCGAGGCTCTGGATGAGGCTGGCTCCAAGATGGCATCCCTCACCCGGGAGGAGATTCAGAAGATGAGGGACAGCGGAGG GTCCCTGTGCGTGGCGAAGCACCTGGAGAACCTGCCGAGCCTCGGCGAAGCCAGAAAGCGAGCATCGCGCTGCGCCTTTTACCTCTCCATGCTCCTCAAGCTGGCCCGGCAGAAGAACGTCTACCACAAGT TCGGGCTGGAGGAGGGCTGCCCTCGCAGCGTTCAGAGCAAGCTGCTCCAAACGTTCACCGTGGAGACTTTCAACAACGGCAG GGTCCAGAACATCGTGTCGTCATCAATGCGGGCCAAACTGGCGGCGTACTCtctggcgctgctgctgcatatGAATTGCATGGTTGGCGACCTCACGTTATTGCACCGTGACCTCGGAATCACTGAGGCCAG GATGATCGAGATTGCGAAGTCGATGGGACTGACTCTAATCCGACCGGCCCGGGGGAAAGCCAACACGGGCGAGCTCAGAGACACCAACCGCTACGCCTCTCTGGTTCTACCTCTGGTCAAGTACGAGGCGTTTATGGAGCAGCGGAAACGCAAGAAAATGCACTGA